The sequence below is a genomic window from bacterium.
GAAAAAAGCGCTGAGGGTAAGTTGGACCGCGCCCGCGTTCCCACCGAAGCTGTCGGCGATCGCCGGGAGCGCCGGCAAGTAGGTATCGATCGAGAACGGCCCAAACGCGGTGAGCGCGCTGAGGGTGACGACCAGGCCGGCCGAAGCGTCCCGCGGCCGCGTGGGAATCGGACGGCCGAGCCCTGAAGCGGGGGCCCCCGGGGCCGGCGCCGAGGAGGGCGGTGCCTTCACGCAGCGGGGCTGGAGCGTTTTCGTCTCCCTCACTGCGCCCTATCTGATCCCGTGGCTCGTCGCGTTCGGGCACTAGCGAAACAAGACAAGCTGCGCACGACGCCCTTCCAGATCACTCAGCGCGGGTTTCGTGTCCGGCGACGACGAGGAGCCTTCTTGCTCTTCGCCGTGCTCTTTCGCCGCTTCTCCCTTCTTGGACCGCGGTCCTTGTCCATCAATCCCGGATCGGCAACGCTCGCGGGCCCGCTGAGCGGATGGACAGCACCGGCGAGTTCGGACATACCCTGTACGACCTGCTGGGTCGCGTCCACGATGCGATCCTTGAGCGAGCGACGGCTAGGCTTCTTACCCCTTGTCACTGACGCTGCCTCCGGCTGATTTCTACTCCGAGCGCTTCATGTACGACGTCAATCGAGCATACTCGAGCTTGGCGCCTCTATGGCCGGGTGCGGCCGCTTGCAATCAGCAAGACGATGCCCCCTGCGACGAGCACGCCCCCGACCACTGGCGGGATCGGAAAGCTCCGCCTCTCCTGGGTCGTGATACCGATGGGACCAATCTTCACCGCCTCGCGCGTCGTCGTGTAACTAAACCCTCCGAACACCAAAATGGCGGCGCCGATGATCACAAGCAGCACGCCGACGACGGTCTGAGTTTTCATCCCGGCAATGCCTCAGGCCGTGTTGCACCACATGATTGAACGCGCGTGGTGACTAGGGAGTGGCGACATGCCACATGCCGTTCTTCGGTCCGTTCAGACCCTCTCCCTGAACGTCGCCGGGTTTGGAATCGTCTGAGAATCGATAGAGTAAGTGCCCGCTGTAACTGACCTGGGACCCGTTGGCGGTCTTGACGAGCGCAAGCTTCCCCTTCGCGGAAGCGGGGGCCGTAGGCTCGGCGGCGCTCAATAGGGGGGGCCAGGCACTGGCACACCCTCCCGTGCAGGCGCTAGATGACGCGGTATCGGAACTCAGGGTATAGAGGCTCATGCCTTTCGCGTCCACCAGAATCTGTTGTGCTTTGCCCCCAACCGTCGCGCTGGCCACATTGACGGTTGTGTCAGCGCCGCTGGCCGGTTGGCCCACGGCTCCTGCAATCACGAA
It includes:
- a CDS encoding MFS transporter: MRETKTLQPRCVKAPPSSAPAPGAPASGLGRPIPTRPRDASAGLVVTLSALTAFGPFSIDTYLPALPAIADSFGGNAGAVQLTLSAFF
- a CDS encoding DUF3185 domain-containing protein, which encodes MKTQTVVGVLLVIIGAAILVFGGFSYTTTREAVKIGPIGITTQERRSFPIPPVVGGVLVAGGIVLLIASGRTRP